A region of Streptomyces sp. NBC_01788 DNA encodes the following proteins:
- a CDS encoding SCO2400 family protein produces MNYCHPCRRHLNGALACPGCGTPVESLPANAEDPGVSAEPTATQVPQESGEFHPDEERAERDRDDGADGDDGHAEPEGRSGRRRSRGRGGAAEGDEDVEADEDDAEDAESAGVGSASRRDRKAAVHRRRRRRILLTVVGFVLAGGGLSLAELGVDAPGLPGLSSQEPAAVGDDVSEDDASPSDAGGTAGPADDAPGTATDTATPDASKSASPSASAKDDKPEPDASDTSSPRQSAGAPAQSETGRSADRPGAPDSATPEAPQPADPPTSDPAPPPPQPDPTPTPTHTCDRFLWWCT; encoded by the coding sequence ATGAACTACTGCCACCCGTGCCGACGGCACCTGAACGGCGCCCTCGCCTGCCCGGGGTGCGGCACCCCAGTGGAGTCACTTCCCGCAAACGCGGAGGACCCCGGGGTGAGTGCGGAACCCACTGCCACCCAAGTCCCGCAGGAGAGCGGGGAGTTCCACCCCGACGAGGAGCGCGCTGAACGCGATCGGGACGACGGGGCTGACGGTGACGACGGCCATGCCGAGCCCGAGGGGCGGTCCGGTCGGCGCCGCTCGCGCGGCCGGGGCGGAGCGGCCGAGGGCGACGAGGACGTAGAGGCTGACGAGGACGACGCCGAGGACGCGGAGAGTGCGGGGGTCGGGAGCGCGAGCCGGCGGGACCGCAAGGCCGCGGTCCACCGCAGGCGCCGCCGCCGCATCCTGCTGACAGTCGTCGGCTTCGTCCTGGCGGGCGGCGGTCTGAGCCTGGCCGAACTCGGCGTCGACGCGCCGGGCCTGCCGGGCTTGTCCAGCCAGGAGCCGGCCGCGGTCGGCGACGACGTGTCCGAGGACGACGCGTCCCCCTCGGACGCCGGCGGGACGGCCGGGCCGGCTGACGACGCGCCGGGGACCGCCACGGACACGGCCACGCCGGACGCCTCGAAGTCGGCCTCTCCCTCCGCCTCCGCGAAGGACGACAAACCGGAACCGGACGCGAGCGACACGAGCAGCCCCCGGCAGTCGGCCGGGGCGCCGGCGCAGAGCGAGACGGGCCGGAGTGCGGACCGGCCGGGCGCACCGGACTCCGCGACCCCGGAGGCGCCCCAGCCCGCGGACCCCCCGACGAGCGACCCCGCCCCGCCGCCCCCTCAGCCGGACCCCACACCCACCCCGACCCACACCTGCGACCGCTTCCTGTGGTGGTGCACGTAG
- a CDS encoding MarR family winged helix-turn-helix transcriptional regulator has translation MAAAPNTRRPDALTLEVVELIGDVVARFYEDYEEAAGEHALTGAQARLLSLLSLEPLPMRRLAQKLKCEPSNVTGIVDRLETRGLVERRPDPGDRRVKLAAATEEGRRVARELREGLRFAREPLASLSEEERLALRDLLRRMTNEGEPS, from the coding sequence ATGGCCGCCGCACCGAACACCCGCCGCCCCGACGCGCTGACCCTGGAGGTCGTCGAGCTGATCGGGGACGTCGTGGCCCGCTTCTACGAGGACTACGAGGAGGCGGCCGGTGAGCACGCGCTGACCGGGGCGCAGGCGCGGCTGCTGAGTCTGCTGTCGCTGGAGCCGCTGCCGATGCGGAGGCTGGCGCAGAAGCTGAAGTGCGAGCCGTCGAACGTCACCGGGATCGTGGACCGGCTGGAGACACGGGGACTGGTGGAGCGGCGGCCGGATCCGGGCGACCGGCGCGTGAAGCTGGCGGCGGCGACGGAGGAGGGGCGGCGCGTGGCCCGCGAACTGCGGGAAGGGCTGCGCTTCGCCCGGGAGCCACTGGCGAGCCTCTCCGAGGAAGAACGGCTGGCTCTGCGTGACCTGCTGCGGCGGATGACGAACGAGGGGGAGCCGAGCTGA
- a CDS encoding organic hydroperoxide resistance protein: MAIQHSDVLYTAVATAENGRDGRVATDDGKLDVVVNPPKEMGGSGAGTNPEQLFAAGYSACFQGALGVVARQEGADISGSTVTAKVGIGKNEDGFGIIVEISADIPNVDAATAKSLLEKAHQVCPYSKATRGNITVTLG; encoded by the coding sequence ATGGCCATCCAGCACTCCGACGTTCTGTACACCGCCGTCGCCACCGCCGAGAACGGCCGCGACGGCCGGGTCGCCACCGACGACGGCAAGCTCGACGTCGTCGTCAACCCGCCCAAGGAGATGGGCGGCAGCGGCGCCGGCACCAACCCCGAGCAGCTGTTCGCCGCCGGCTACAGCGCCTGCTTCCAGGGCGCCCTCGGCGTCGTCGCCCGCCAGGAGGGCGCCGACATCTCCGGCTCCACCGTCACCGCGAAGGTCGGCATCGGCAAGAACGAGGACGGGTTCGGGATCATCGTGGAGATCTCCGCGGACATCCCGAACGTCGACGCCGCCACGGCGAAGAGCCTGTTGGAGAAGGCCCACCAGGTCTGCCCCTACTCGAAGGCGACCCGAGGCAACATCACCGTGACACTGGGCTGA
- a CDS encoding NADP-dependent oxidoreductase, which produces MINREWHLLSRPVGWPKPEDFALVEAEVPQPGEGQVLVRNEYLSVDPYMRGRMNAAKSYAEPYELGRPMQGGAVGEVVASEAEGIAVGDHVLHFGGWREYAAVNGRGAVKVDPAAAPLPAYLGALGMTGLTAYAGLLRIASFKEGDAVFVSGAAGAVGGQAGQIARLKGASRVIGSAGSDEKVRLLTEEYGFDAAFNYRNGPVAEQLKAAAPDGVDVYFDNVGGEHLEAAIGSLNLGGRIAVCGMISGYNNTEPAPGPRNLARLIQTRGRIQGFLVGDHYDLQPEFVREVGAWVRSGELKYRETVVEGIEHTLEAFLGVLRGDNTGKMIVKL; this is translated from the coding sequence GTGATCAACCGAGAATGGCACCTGCTCAGCCGCCCAGTCGGCTGGCCGAAACCGGAAGACTTCGCCCTGGTCGAGGCCGAGGTTCCGCAGCCGGGCGAGGGCCAGGTCCTCGTGCGCAACGAGTACCTCTCCGTCGACCCCTATATGCGGGGAAGAATGAACGCGGCCAAGTCGTACGCCGAGCCGTACGAACTCGGCAGGCCCATGCAGGGCGGCGCCGTCGGCGAGGTCGTCGCCTCCGAGGCCGAGGGGATCGCGGTCGGCGACCACGTCCTGCACTTCGGCGGCTGGCGCGAGTACGCCGCCGTCAACGGCCGCGGCGCCGTCAAGGTCGACCCCGCGGCCGCGCCCCTGCCGGCGTACCTCGGCGCGCTGGGCATGACGGGGCTGACCGCCTACGCCGGTCTGCTGCGCATCGCCTCCTTCAAGGAGGGCGACGCCGTCTTCGTCTCCGGCGCGGCCGGCGCGGTCGGCGGCCAGGCCGGGCAGATCGCCAGGCTCAAGGGCGCGTCGCGGGTGATCGGCTCCGCGGGCTCCGACGAGAAAGTCCGGCTGCTGACCGAGGAGTACGGCTTCGACGCCGCCTTCAACTACAGGAACGGCCCGGTGGCCGAGCAGTTGAAGGCCGCCGCCCCGGACGGTGTCGACGTCTACTTCGACAACGTCGGCGGCGAGCACCTGGAGGCCGCCATCGGATCCCTCAACCTGGGCGGACGCATCGCCGTCTGCGGCATGATCTCGGGGTACAACAACACCGAGCCCGCCCCGGGCCCGAGGAACCTCGCCCGGCTGATCCAGACCCGCGGCCGTATCCAGGGCTTCCTCGTCGGCGACCACTACGACCTCCAGCCCGAGTTCGTGCGGGAGGTCGGCGCCTGGGTGCGCTCGGGCGAGCTGAAGTACCGCGAGACCGTCGTCGAGGGCATCGAGCACACCCTGGAGGCCTTCCTCGGCGTGCTGCGCGGAGACAACACCGGGAAGATGATCGTCAAGCTGTGA